The Borrelia hispanica CRI genome has a window encoding:
- the mrdA gene encoding penicillin-binding protein 2, whose protein sequence is MKLVSGSRYRFGMFLLSFVFFSYLFTLFKMQIGKHLFYDREATVLLSRVEKVSASRGEILDSNFNVLANNLTVFVLKISLEQYYGMSVKDRDEMLNFLSDILGIEKEPILSKIEATRGYLKDVEIIELNPEMLFRIAEKRSYYPALLWTYSFKRNYLVDDSYSHPIGYVGKINQRELRAFYNVKGYDNNSTIGKLGVEQIYDSYIRGKEGLIKYRVDSRERKIDSGSIIEHMIPGHNIVLNINKDIQILAKNTLGKRYGTVVVLKPSTGGVMALHNYPYYSMNDVYNKHSREDYSFLNRAIQSVYPPASIFKLVMATALLEEQVLDKNKKLHCQGYFRVGNRIFHCWNRVGHGYVDLEHAVAHSCNVYFYMVGLKYLGVERIVKYAKEYGFGEKTGIDLPNEVSGLLPSPEWKEKTFSQPWVGGDTVNFSIGQGFLNATPIQIVNMVAMIANEGVIYKPRIVSKILNGNTNEVILENVPELLRKTNIISKRTFRLLKKYMRHVVTYGTAKNSVLTKAVEVIGKTGTGQTGVIGVENSSFVGLAPYNEVSSKQIIIFSFVEGRSNAGMWPAKSVDLMMQGIFAKQSYEDILREYKPWYIR, encoded by the coding sequence ATGAAACTTGTTTCGGGTAGCAGATATAGGTTTGGAATGTTTCTTCTATCTTTCGTTTTTTTTTCTTACCTTTTTACTTTATTTAAGATGCAGATTGGAAAACATTTGTTTTATGATAGGGAAGCAACAGTTCTTTTATCTAGGGTTGAAAAGGTTAGTGCTTCAAGAGGTGAAATCTTAGATTCAAATTTTAATGTTCTTGCCAATAATCTTACCGTTTTTGTTTTAAAGATTAGCTTGGAACAATATTATGGTATGTCTGTTAAAGATAGAGATGAAATGTTAAATTTTTTGTCAGATATTTTAGGTATTGAGAAGGAACCTATTCTTTCTAAAATTGAAGCTACTCGAGGGTATTTAAAGGATGTAGAAATAATTGAACTTAATCCAGAAATGTTATTTAGAATTGCTGAGAAGAGAAGTTATTATCCTGCTCTTTTGTGGACATATTCATTTAAAAGGAATTATTTGGTAGATGATTCTTATTCTCATCCTATTGGATATGTTGGCAAAATTAATCAAAGAGAATTACGTGCTTTTTATAATGTTAAAGGATATGATAACAATTCTACAATAGGGAAATTAGGAGTTGAGCAAATTTATGATAGTTATATTAGAGGAAAAGAAGGGTTAATTAAATATAGAGTAGATTCTAGAGAAAGGAAAATAGATAGTGGTTCTATTATCGAACATATGATACCTGGTCATAATATTGTTTTAAATATTAATAAAGATATTCAGATACTTGCTAAGAATACTTTAGGTAAGAGATATGGAACTGTAGTTGTATTAAAACCCTCAACAGGAGGTGTTATGGCATTGCATAATTATCCTTATTATTCAATGAATGATGTTTATAATAAACATTCTAGAGAAGATTATTCGTTTTTAAATAGAGCAATCCAGTCGGTTTATCCACCCGCATCTATTTTTAAGTTGGTTATGGCTACGGCTTTGTTAGAAGAACAAGTTTTGGATAAAAATAAAAAACTCCATTGTCAGGGCTATTTTAGGGTAGGAAATAGAATATTTCATTGTTGGAATCGTGTTGGACATGGTTATGTTGATTTAGAGCATGCTGTTGCTCATTCATGTAATGTTTATTTTTATATGGTGGGACTTAAATATCTTGGTGTTGAGAGAATAGTGAAATATGCAAAAGAATATGGTTTTGGAGAAAAAACAGGGATTGATTTACCAAATGAAGTGTCTGGGCTTCTTCCAAGTCCAGAGTGGAAAGAGAAAACTTTCAGTCAACCTTGGGTAGGAGGTGATACTGTTAATTTTTCAATAGGTCAAGGCTTTTTAAATGCTACTCCTATTCAGATTGTCAATATGGTGGCTATGATTGCCAATGAAGGTGTTATTTATAAGCCAAGAATTGTTAGTAAAATTTTAAATGGTAATACTAATGAAGTCATTCTTGAAAATGTTCCTGAACTTCTTAGAAAAACAAATATTATTAGTAAACGTACTTTTAGACTTTTGAAAAAATATATGAGACATGTTGTAACTTATGGTACTGCTAAAAATTCGGTTCTAACAAAAGCTGTTGAGGTTATAGGCAAGACAGGTACGGGACAAACGGGTGTTATTGGAGTTGAAAATAGTTCTTTTGTTGGTCTTGCTCCTTATAATGAAGTATCTAGTAAACAAATTATTATTTTTAGTTTTGTTGAGGGAAGAAGTAATGCAGGTATGTGGCCTGCTAAATCTGTAGATTTAATGATGCAAGGAATTTTTGCTAAACAGAGTTATGAAGATATTCTTAGAGAATATAAACCATGGTATATTAGGTAA
- the pgsA gene encoding CDP-diacylglycerol--glycerol-3-phosphate 3-phosphatidyltransferase, which produces MHSKKIITPNKITFLRIILSFVILLILCFEYLWNSYLILILIWLLIIFNEITDIIDGYIARKYGLVSNVGKILDPYADVLQHLTYFVFFFYKGITPYYFFVIFVYRELSVGVIRNLIIQFNIIQQARISGKVKSLFYAIAVFASLLLYTFDKLKIITFVDSFISSILNLTFSFSFIVSIIYVISAFITIISLIDYVMIFLDLGKYEK; this is translated from the coding sequence TTGCATAGTAAAAAAATAATTACTCCAAATAAAATAACTTTTCTTAGAATTATATTATCTTTTGTTATTTTATTGATATTATGTTTTGAATATTTGTGGAATTCTTATTTAATTTTAATTTTAATTTGGCTTTTAATTATTTTTAATGAAATTACAGATATTATTGATGGATATATTGCTAGAAAATATGGTTTAGTTAGTAATGTAGGTAAAATTTTAGATCCCTATGCAGATGTGTTGCAACATTTAACATATTTTGTTTTTTTCTTTTATAAAGGTATTACTCCGTATTATTTTTTTGTGATATTTGTATATCGTGAACTTTCTGTTGGTGTTATTAGAAATTTAATTATTCAATTTAATATAATCCAGCAAGCCAGAATTTCAGGTAAAGTAAAATCGTTATTTTATGCTATTGCTGTATTTGCGAGTCTTTTGCTTTATACTTTTGACAAGTTAAAAATTATTACTTTTGTTGACAGTTTTATTAGTTCAATTTTAAATTTAACTTTTAGTTTTTCTTTTATTGTTTCAATAATATATGTTATTTCTGCTTTTATAACTATCATATCATTAATTGATTATGTCATGATATTTTTGGATCTTGGCAAGTATGAGAAGTAA
- the rodA gene encoding rod shape-determining protein RodA, with amino-acid sequence MAVFRKSYDSLTLFSLAMISFIGVLLIYSSDYTSNGSLMKIEYIKQIIWVIGGFFVIFVVGRYDLKIIHGMVYPLYFLLVVSLIFTAIFGITVNGAKSWIGIWKLGGQPSEFGKIIVILTLAKFYSSKNEYHNFFAFVFAFMILLPVILFVFLQPDFGTAVVYLNMFIFISFFAGVDIHYILYFTLTGFLSFIFVVLPVWYEYKADMGNTLYLIFSNNFYFKVAFLVLALIFLSSVVGFFISKYNLNIRLIYFYISFVSSILLIAAFCSKFLSKFMKPYQIKRFLVFLDPNIDLKGAGWNLNQVKIAIGSGGILGKGFLKGPYTHANYVPSQSTDFIFSILAEEFGFLGVSIVLVLFFLIFFRILIIMDKSKDRYMSLILAGVLCLLFFHTSFNIGMSLGLLPITGIPLPFLSYGGSSTITFFLAMALYFNIESIVTMD; translated from the coding sequence ATGGCTGTTTTTAGAAAAAGTTATGATAGTTTGACATTATTTAGTTTAGCAATGATATCTTTTATTGGGGTTTTGCTTATATATTCTAGTGATTATACTTCTAATGGTTCTTTAATGAAAATAGAGTATATTAAACAGATTATATGGGTTATTGGTGGATTTTTTGTAATTTTTGTAGTAGGAAGGTATGATCTTAAGATCATACATGGTATGGTTTATCCTTTATATTTTTTGTTAGTTGTTTCTTTGATTTTTACTGCTATTTTTGGTATTACTGTTAATGGAGCTAAATCTTGGATTGGAATTTGGAAATTAGGTGGACAACCCTCAGAATTTGGGAAAATTATTGTTATTTTAACTCTTGCCAAATTTTATAGTAGTAAAAATGAATATCATAATTTCTTTGCTTTTGTTTTTGCATTTATGATACTTTTACCCGTTATTTTATTTGTATTTTTGCAGCCTGATTTTGGTACAGCTGTAGTTTATTTGAATATGTTTATCTTTATTTCTTTCTTTGCGGGTGTAGATATACACTATATTTTATATTTTACTTTAACAGGATTTTTATCATTTATTTTTGTAGTATTGCCTGTTTGGTATGAATATAAGGCGGATATGGGTAATACATTATATTTAATCTTTTCTAATAATTTTTATTTTAAAGTAGCTTTTTTGGTGTTGGCCTTGATATTTTTATCCTCTGTTGTAGGTTTTTTTATTTCAAAATATAACTTGAATATTAGGCTTATTTATTTTTATATATCATTTGTGAGTTCCATTTTGTTAATAGCAGCTTTTTGTTCTAAATTTCTGTCAAAATTTATGAAACCTTATCAAATTAAGAGGTTTTTAGTTTTCTTAGATCCAAATATTGATCTTAAAGGTGCTGGTTGGAATTTAAATCAGGTAAAGATTGCTATTGGTTCTGGCGGTATTTTGGGTAAGGGATTTTTAAAAGGTCCTTATACTCATGCAAATTATGTTCCGTCTCAAAGCACAGATTTTATTTTTTCAATTCTTGCTGAAGAATTTGGTTTTTTAGGCGTAAGTATTGTTTTAGTATTATTTTTTCTTATTTTTTTTAGGATTTTAATAATAATGGATAAAAGCAAAGATAGATATATGTCTTTAATTCTTGCTGGTGTATTGTGTCTTTTATTTTTTCATACTTCTTTTAATATTGGTATGTCTTTAGGTCTCTTACCAATTACAGGTATACCTTTGCCTTTTCTATCTTATGGTGGTTCGTCTACTATTACTTTCTTTTTGGCTATGGCTCTTTACTTTAATATTGAATCTATAGTAACTATGGACTGA
- the mreC gene encoding rod shape-determining protein MreC, which yields MKFLVNFRDFIKVITVLIFATILMFYDTNGSRVKKRDDFFIFTLNSYIQRNMYEFFNFVSSIFKAINEYKDYGETIEAYKKRIQQLEIVIQNVQVLRQENSRLKEQLEFYSEHSNDFISAEIIYLNYANISSLMAINKGYNDGVQKDMIAVAYQDGFSGLVGKVVKVYANTSRILPLTSYENFVSARIQNSKFIGLVEGKGYGEVLEMNYVNKLAENFLKVGDSVVTAGFSDYPGGIYIGRITHFDVLEYNSLLSIKIEPIIILDKLEYVFLIKGDERMKN from the coding sequence ATGAAGTTTCTTGTTAATTTCAGGGATTTTATTAAGGTAATAACTGTATTAATATTTGCTACTATTCTTATGTTTTATGACACAAATGGTTCTAGGGTGAAGAAAAGAGATGATTTTTTTATTTTTACTTTAAATTCATATATTCAAAGGAATATGTATGAATTTTTTAATTTTGTCTCTAGTATTTTTAAAGCAATAAATGAATATAAAGATTATGGTGAGACAATAGAAGCTTATAAAAAGCGAATACAACAACTTGAGATAGTTATTCAGAATGTTCAGGTCTTAAGACAAGAAAATTCTAGACTTAAAGAACAACTTGAATTTTATTCTGAACATTCTAATGATTTTATTTCAGCCGAGATAATTTATCTAAATTATGCAAATATTTCATCTTTAATGGCAATTAATAAAGGTTATAATGATGGCGTTCAAAAAGATATGATAGCTGTTGCTTATCAAGATGGATTTAGTGGTCTTGTTGGTAAAGTTGTTAAAGTTTATGCAAATACTTCAAGAATCTTACCTTTAACCAGTTATGAAAATTTTGTTTCTGCTAGAATTCAAAATAGTAAATTTATAGGTCTTGTTGAAGGTAAGGGATATGGTGAGGTGCTTGAGATGAATTATGTTAATAAATTGGCTGAAAATTTTTTAAAGGTTGGGGATTCTGTTGTTACAGCTGGTTTTAGTGATTACCCTGGTGGCATTTATATAGGTAGGATTACTCATTTTGATGTTCTTGAATATAATTCGCTTTTAAGTATTAAAATTGAACCCATAATAATTTTAGATAAATTAGAATATGTGTTTTTGATTAAGGGTGATGAGAGGATGAAAAATTGA
- the thrS gene encoding threonine--tRNA ligase: protein MGEKLDKDSILYKKRHSIAHVMAEAVLELFPNTKIAIGPPIKDGFYYDFDFEKHISENDLLLIEQKMREILKTGSPFIREVITREQALVLFKDEPYKIDLIQNFDVTDEITIYKSHNFTDLCRGPHVDNMNKLDPKAFKLTSIAGAYWRGDEKNKMLSRIYGTLWNNEKDLKAYLTLQEEIKKRDHRKLGRELDLFSVHEEIGPGLIFFHPHGARIRALIENFWREEHFKNGYDILFTPHIGKSWIWETSGHLDFYKESMFEKIEMDRSDYYVKPMNCPFHIAIYNTDKHSYRDLPFRWAELGTVYRYEKIGAIHGTMRVRGFTQDDAHIICTYEQVNFEVREVLRFAIDMWHKFGFTNLKAYLSTKPEKAVGDDDDWKMAVKVLEKTLIDFNIDFDIDEGGGAFYGPKIDLKIIDSLGRAWQMSTIQFDFNLPARFKMTYTAEDGKEKRPFMIHRALLGSIERFFGILVEHYGGAFPVWLAPLQVVIIPVNSIVEEYALEVLSRFQNEGIRIKFDNYCNMRMNAKIRQYQSKKVPYMFIIGEREVVEGKISIRTRTNEQINGLELKEALEFVKLKISNKEIL from the coding sequence ATGGGTGAAAAATTAGATAAGGATAGTATTCTTTATAAGAAGAGACATTCGATTGCACATGTCATGGCAGAAGCTGTTCTTGAATTATTTCCAAATACTAAGATTGCTATAGGTCCTCCAATTAAAGATGGTTTTTATTATGATTTTGATTTTGAAAAGCACATTTCAGAAAATGATCTTTTATTAATAGAACAGAAAATGCGAGAAATTTTAAAGACAGGCAGTCCTTTTATAAGAGAAGTTATAACTAGAGAGCAGGCTTTAGTGCTTTTTAAAGATGAACCTTATAAGATAGATTTAATTCAAAATTTTGATGTTACAGATGAGATTACAATATATAAGAGTCATAATTTTACAGATCTTTGTAGAGGTCCTCATGTTGATAATATGAATAAGCTTGATCCAAAAGCATTTAAGTTAACTAGTATAGCTGGTGCTTATTGGCGTGGCGATGAAAAAAATAAAATGTTAAGTCGTATTTATGGAACTTTATGGAATAATGAAAAGGACTTAAAAGCATATCTTACATTGCAGGAAGAGATAAAAAAGAGAGATCATAGAAAGCTTGGTCGTGAACTTGATTTGTTTTCTGTTCATGAGGAGATAGGACCTGGTCTTATTTTTTTCCATCCACATGGTGCTAGAATAAGGGCTTTAATAGAGAATTTTTGGCGAGAAGAGCATTTTAAGAATGGTTATGATATACTTTTTACTCCTCATATTGGTAAATCTTGGATTTGGGAAACCTCTGGTCATTTAGATTTTTATAAAGAGAGTATGTTTGAAAAAATTGAAATGGATAGAAGTGATTATTATGTTAAGCCTATGAATTGTCCATTTCATATTGCAATTTATAATACTGATAAGCATTCTTATAGAGATTTGCCATTTAGGTGGGCTGAACTTGGTACTGTCTATCGTTATGAGAAGATAGGTGCGATTCATGGTACTATGCGTGTTAGAGGTTTTACTCAAGATGATGCACATATTATATGTACTTATGAGCAAGTAAATTTTGAAGTTAGAGAGGTTTTACGTTTTGCTATTGATATGTGGCATAAATTTGGATTTACAAATTTAAAGGCATATCTTTCAACAAAACCTGAAAAAGCTGTTGGAGATGATGATGATTGGAAAATGGCTGTTAAAGTTTTAGAGAAAACCTTGATTGATTTTAATATCGATTTTGATATTGATGAAGGCGGAGGAGCTTTTTATGGGCCCAAAATTGATCTTAAGATAATTGATTCTCTTGGAAGGGCGTGGCAAATGAGTACAATTCAATTTGATTTTAATCTTCCTGCAAGATTTAAGATGACTTATACTGCAGAAGACGGCAAGGAAAAGAGACCCTTTATGATTCATAGGGCGCTTCTTGGTTCTATTGAGAGATTTTTTGGGATTTTAGTGGAGCATTATGGTGGAGCATTTCCTGTATGGTTGGCTCCTCTTCAAGTTGTAATTATTCCTGTAAATAGCATTGTAGAAGAATATGCATTAGAAGTATTGTCTAGATTTCAAAATGAAGGAATTAGAATAAAATTTGATAATTATTGTAATATGAGGATGAATGCAAAAATTAGACAATATCAGTCAAAAAAAGTTCCATATATGTTTATTATTGGAGAGAGAGAAGTGGTAGAAGGAAAGATTTCAATTAGAACTAGAACAAATGAGCAAATTAATGGACTTGAGCTTAAAGAAGCTCTTGAATTTGTGAAGTTAAAGATAAGTAATAAGGAGATCTTATAG